One part of the Asterias amurensis chromosome 11, ASM3211899v1 genome encodes these proteins:
- the LOC139943978 gene encoding ADP-ribosylation factor-like protein 16, producing the protein MCLLIGMTGVGKTMLLKRLQNYTSKGSFTDAEDNPPTIPTVGTNLMNVTIGRKTEVTVRELGGAMAPIWSSYFSDCSVLIFMIDASCPTQISASCIQLLNTLTSDKMQKVNVLILLNKVDLPLSMSLGELRYLLRLEDVVSTAPQPITVLEISAKDGQGLSEVIKWLSVNCKAGS; encoded by the exons ATGTGTCTACTTATTGGAATGACAGGGGTCGGCAAGACTATGCTATTGAAACGACTTCAAAAT tataccAGTAAAGGGTCATTCACAGATGCAGAGGACAACCCACCTACAATTCCAACA GTCGGCACCAACTTGATGAATGTTACCATTGGTAGAAAGACGGAGGTCACCGTCAGGGAGTTGGGCGGTGCCATGGCACCCATCTGGTCCAGCTACTTCTCAGATTGCAGTGTCCTCATT TTTATGATTGACGCATCCTGCCCCACCCAGATATCTGCATCCTGCATTCAGCTCTTGAACACTCTTACCTCAGATAAGATGCAGAAGGTCAATGTACTTATACTCCTCAACAAAGT gGATCTTCCCCTGTCCATGTCCCTGGGTGAGCTGCGATATCTGCTGCGATTAGAGGACGTTGTGTCCACAGCACCTCAGCCAATCACAGTGCTCGAAATCAGCGCAAAGGACGGACAAGGACTGAGTGAGGTAATCAAGTGGTTATCAGTCAACTGCAAAGCTGGATCCTGA
- the LOC139944255 gene encoding hepatocyte growth factor-regulated tyrosine kinase substrate-like isoform X1 — MFTPSGKSGFDKALEKATSQLLLEPDWDATLQICDCIRQKDVSVKYFINAIRKKLFDKNPRVTLYALQVLESCVKNCGSGIHEEIACKQVMDDMKELTRSGNDAVKNKALEMIQAWAHAFRNEPTLKIVNDTFNQLKGEGNSFPPLRESDAMFMAEKAPEWVDGDKCHTCRVEFGVVQRKHHCRHCGQLFCSKCSSKQLPIPKFGIEKPVRVCEPCYTKLTSRTETTAAPGTDSDLPQEYLNSPLAQQSQAPPQRNERELQEEEELQLAMALSLDAAENKHIIHKEKGNSHSSAGSSPPPAPSSAPTLDVEGDPELARYLNRPYWEQKQEDIVKTVSTVTPSAPANAPEPVPSATAPPISQSVPAQPLYSTSKVQEYSQNGEVPDDIDFVRSLSTNVDVFINRMKSDSSRGRSIASDTAVQSLFHTLTLMHPQLLNLLQDKEDKRAKMESLQDKLAQIQDAREALDALREDHREKKRREAEEAERQRQIQLAQKLEIMRQKKQEYLHMQQQLAQQRLHEHARELEMRREQQKQQHQMRQIQYTAYAQGGMAPPQGVIMGQPQQGMIQQQQPGMVAPPQGTMMPPGQYAPPPQTFSPSSSMQGSPAHSGYSQQQQQSYPVQPPPMEQQAPMQTPSTTPQPGYTQGYHQQQQQQPPSYQQAAPQPPQTGAGYPMGYHQQQPPSTQPHPGGPPNGNFSPLSSMDYPQQQQPQQQANNPYNMQGLASTLPPPAQQYGAPAPQGVMYQQQPGVEMQYGGQTQQQQQQQQQPPQQPEASLISFD, encoded by the exons ATGTTCACACCATCAGGCAAAAGTGGATTCGACAAAGCTTTGG AAAAAGCTACAAGTCAGCTTCTGTTAGAGCCGGACTGGGATGCCACTTTGCAGATATGCGATTGTATCAGACAGAAAGACGTCAG CGTCAAGTATTTCATCAACGCTATTCGCAAGAAATTGTTTGATAAGAACCCAAGAGTGACTCTGTATGCTCTGCAG GTCTTGGAGTCATGTGTCAAGAACTGTGGAAGTGGTATCCATGAGGAGATAGCCTGCAAGCAGGTTATGGATGACATGAAAGAACTGACCAGG TCTGGTAATGATGCAGTCAAGAACAAGGCTCTAGAGATGATTCAGGCTTGGGCGCACGCCTTCCGTAATGAACCCACCCTGAAAATAGTCAATGATACCTTCAATCAACTCAAGGGCGAAG ggaaTTCATTTCCACCATTGCGAGAGAGCGACGCAATGTTTATGGCTGAAAAG GCCCCTGAGTGGGTGGATGGGGACAAGTGTCATACCTGCCGTGTGGAATTTGGGGTCGTGCAAAGAAAG CACCATTGCCGTCATTGTGGACAACTCTTCTGTAGCAAGTGTTCCTCTAAGCAGCTGCCTATTCCCAAGTTTGGAATCGAGAAGCCTGTCAGAGTCTGTGAGCCGTGTTACACTAAGCTTACCAG CCGTACCGAGACCACAGCTGCCCCCGGGACCGATTCCGATTTGCCCCAGGAGTATCTGAACAGTCCGCTAGCTCAGCAGTCTCAGGCTCCACCGCAGCGCAACGAGAGAGAACTGCAGGAGGAAGAAGAGCTTCAGCTTGCTATGGCCTTGTCACTCGACGCTGCCGAGAATAAACACATT ATTCACAAGGAGAAGGGGAATAGTCACTCTAGCGCCGGGTCCTCACCTCCCCCAGCT ccgTCCTCGGCCCCAACTTTAGATGTTGAAGGAGATCCAGAG CTGGCCCGCTACTTGAACCGCCCCTACTGGGAGCAGAAGCAGGAAGACATTGTGAAGACCGTGTCTACTGTGACCCCTTCAGCTCCGGCCAACGCCCCTGAGCCGGTGCCCTCTGCCACTGCCCCGCCCATCTCACAATCGGTGCCCGCACAGCCGCTTTATTCTACCAGTAAAGTTCAAGAG TATTCCCAGAATGGTGAGGTCCCCGATGACATTGACTTTGTGCGATCGTTATCCACCAACGTAGACGTGTTCATCAACCGTATGAAGAGCGATTCATCTAGAGGGCGTAGCATCGCTAGCGATACTGCGGTACAGAGTCTTTTCCATACACTGACTCTGATGCATCCACAACTGCTTAACCTACTCCAAGATAAAGAGGACAAGAGAG CCAAGATGGAGAGCCTGCAAGACAAGCTGGCTCAGATCCAAGATGCTCGAGAAGCATTGGATGCATTGAGGGAAGACCACAGGGAGAAGAAGAGACGGGAAGCTGAAGAAGCCGAGAGGCAGCGACAGATACAGCTGGCTCAGAAACTAGAGATCATGAGGCAGAAGAAACAG GAGTATTTGCACATGCAGCAGCAGCTAGCCCAGCAGCGTCTCCACGAGCACGCGAGAGAACTAGAGATGAGACGCGAGCAGCAGAAACAGCAGCACCAGATGAGGCAGATTCAGTACACTGCCTACGCACAGGGTGGTATGGCACCCCCTCAAGGGGTCATTATGGGCCAACCACAACAGGGAATGATACAACAACAGCAACCAGGAATGGTGGCCCCACCACAGGGTACGATGATGCCTCCTGGGCAGTATGCTCCCCCACCACAG aCATTCAGTCCCTCGTCTTCGATGCAAGGTTCGCCAGCCCACAGTGGCTACagccagcagcagcagcagtcaTACCCAGTCCAGCCCCCACCCATGGAACAACAAGCACCCATGCAGACCCCATCAACAACCCCTCAACCCGGGTACACCCAAGGGTACcaccagcaacagcagcagcagccacCCTCATACCAACAAGCAGCACCACAGCCACCCCAAACGGGTGCCGGTTACCCGATGGGCTACCACCAACAACAGCCCCCTTCAACTCAACCACACCCCGGTGGTCCACCCAATGGCAATTTCTCCCCTCTATCCTCAATGGATTATCCCCAACAACAACAGCCACAACAACAAGCCAACAATCCCTACAACATGCAAGGACTGGCGTCGACTCTACCACCCCCTGCACAGCAGTATGGAGCCCCTGCACCTCAAGGAGTCATGTACCAGCAACAGCCTGGTGTTGAGATGCAGTATGGTGGGCAAacccagcagcagcagcaacagcagcagcagccgcCGCAACAACCAGAGGCTTCCCTCATATCGTTCGACTAG
- the LOC139944255 gene encoding hepatocyte growth factor-regulated tyrosine kinase substrate-like isoform X2 yields the protein MFTPSGKSGFDKALEKATSQLLLEPDWDATLQICDCIRQKDVSVKYFINAIRKKLFDKNPRVTLYALQVLESCVKNCGSGIHEEIACKQVMDDMKELTRSGNDAVKNKALEMIQAWAHAFRNEPTLKIVNDTFNQLKGEGNSFPPLRESDAMFMAEKAPEWVDGDKCHTCRVEFGVVQRKHHCRHCGQLFCSKCSSKQLPIPKFGIEKPVRVCEPCYTKLTSRTETTAAPGTDSDLPQEYLNSPLAQQSQAPPQRNERELQEEEELQLAMALSLDAAENKHIPSSAPTLDVEGDPELARYLNRPYWEQKQEDIVKTVSTVTPSAPANAPEPVPSATAPPISQSVPAQPLYSTSKVQEYSQNGEVPDDIDFVRSLSTNVDVFINRMKSDSSRGRSIASDTAVQSLFHTLTLMHPQLLNLLQDKEDKRAKMESLQDKLAQIQDAREALDALREDHREKKRREAEEAERQRQIQLAQKLEIMRQKKQEYLHMQQQLAQQRLHEHARELEMRREQQKQQHQMRQIQYTAYAQGGMAPPQGVIMGQPQQGMIQQQQPGMVAPPQGTMMPPGQYAPPPQTFSPSSSMQGSPAHSGYSQQQQQSYPVQPPPMEQQAPMQTPSTTPQPGYTQGYHQQQQQQPPSYQQAAPQPPQTGAGYPMGYHQQQPPSTQPHPGGPPNGNFSPLSSMDYPQQQQPQQQANNPYNMQGLASTLPPPAQQYGAPAPQGVMYQQQPGVEMQYGGQTQQQQQQQQQPPQQPEASLISFD from the exons ATGTTCACACCATCAGGCAAAAGTGGATTCGACAAAGCTTTGG AAAAAGCTACAAGTCAGCTTCTGTTAGAGCCGGACTGGGATGCCACTTTGCAGATATGCGATTGTATCAGACAGAAAGACGTCAG CGTCAAGTATTTCATCAACGCTATTCGCAAGAAATTGTTTGATAAGAACCCAAGAGTGACTCTGTATGCTCTGCAG GTCTTGGAGTCATGTGTCAAGAACTGTGGAAGTGGTATCCATGAGGAGATAGCCTGCAAGCAGGTTATGGATGACATGAAAGAACTGACCAGG TCTGGTAATGATGCAGTCAAGAACAAGGCTCTAGAGATGATTCAGGCTTGGGCGCACGCCTTCCGTAATGAACCCACCCTGAAAATAGTCAATGATACCTTCAATCAACTCAAGGGCGAAG ggaaTTCATTTCCACCATTGCGAGAGAGCGACGCAATGTTTATGGCTGAAAAG GCCCCTGAGTGGGTGGATGGGGACAAGTGTCATACCTGCCGTGTGGAATTTGGGGTCGTGCAAAGAAAG CACCATTGCCGTCATTGTGGACAACTCTTCTGTAGCAAGTGTTCCTCTAAGCAGCTGCCTATTCCCAAGTTTGGAATCGAGAAGCCTGTCAGAGTCTGTGAGCCGTGTTACACTAAGCTTACCAG CCGTACCGAGACCACAGCTGCCCCCGGGACCGATTCCGATTTGCCCCAGGAGTATCTGAACAGTCCGCTAGCTCAGCAGTCTCAGGCTCCACCGCAGCGCAACGAGAGAGAACTGCAGGAGGAAGAAGAGCTTCAGCTTGCTATGGCCTTGTCACTCGACGCTGCCGAGAATAAACACATT ccgTCCTCGGCCCCAACTTTAGATGTTGAAGGAGATCCAGAG CTGGCCCGCTACTTGAACCGCCCCTACTGGGAGCAGAAGCAGGAAGACATTGTGAAGACCGTGTCTACTGTGACCCCTTCAGCTCCGGCCAACGCCCCTGAGCCGGTGCCCTCTGCCACTGCCCCGCCCATCTCACAATCGGTGCCCGCACAGCCGCTTTATTCTACCAGTAAAGTTCAAGAG TATTCCCAGAATGGTGAGGTCCCCGATGACATTGACTTTGTGCGATCGTTATCCACCAACGTAGACGTGTTCATCAACCGTATGAAGAGCGATTCATCTAGAGGGCGTAGCATCGCTAGCGATACTGCGGTACAGAGTCTTTTCCATACACTGACTCTGATGCATCCACAACTGCTTAACCTACTCCAAGATAAAGAGGACAAGAGAG CCAAGATGGAGAGCCTGCAAGACAAGCTGGCTCAGATCCAAGATGCTCGAGAAGCATTGGATGCATTGAGGGAAGACCACAGGGAGAAGAAGAGACGGGAAGCTGAAGAAGCCGAGAGGCAGCGACAGATACAGCTGGCTCAGAAACTAGAGATCATGAGGCAGAAGAAACAG GAGTATTTGCACATGCAGCAGCAGCTAGCCCAGCAGCGTCTCCACGAGCACGCGAGAGAACTAGAGATGAGACGCGAGCAGCAGAAACAGCAGCACCAGATGAGGCAGATTCAGTACACTGCCTACGCACAGGGTGGTATGGCACCCCCTCAAGGGGTCATTATGGGCCAACCACAACAGGGAATGATACAACAACAGCAACCAGGAATGGTGGCCCCACCACAGGGTACGATGATGCCTCCTGGGCAGTATGCTCCCCCACCACAG aCATTCAGTCCCTCGTCTTCGATGCAAGGTTCGCCAGCCCACAGTGGCTACagccagcagcagcagcagtcaTACCCAGTCCAGCCCCCACCCATGGAACAACAAGCACCCATGCAGACCCCATCAACAACCCCTCAACCCGGGTACACCCAAGGGTACcaccagcaacagcagcagcagccacCCTCATACCAACAAGCAGCACCACAGCCACCCCAAACGGGTGCCGGTTACCCGATGGGCTACCACCAACAACAGCCCCCTTCAACTCAACCACACCCCGGTGGTCCACCCAATGGCAATTTCTCCCCTCTATCCTCAATGGATTATCCCCAACAACAACAGCCACAACAACAAGCCAACAATCCCTACAACATGCAAGGACTGGCGTCGACTCTACCACCCCCTGCACAGCAGTATGGAGCCCCTGCACCTCAAGGAGTCATGTACCAGCAACAGCCTGGTGTTGAGATGCAGTATGGTGGGCAAacccagcagcagcagcaacagcagcagcagccgcCGCAACAACCAGAGGCTTCCCTCATATCGTTCGACTAG